AGCGCTGCTGGCGGCGCTCGCGTTCGTCGCGCAGGGCCTGCTGCCGCTGGACCTTGACGCGCCCGACCAGGCGCGCAGCCGCCTGCACGGCGCGGCGTGGGCGATCTGGGAAATCGCCTTCGTGGCCGCGACGGCACTGCTGGCGCTGGCTGGCGCGCGCGTCCGTCCGGCGACTGCGGCCCTGCATGCAGCGGCTGGGGTCGCGGTGCTGGTGTTTGCCTCGCTGGCGGGCGATGCCATGCCGGCGGCGCTGGTGCAGCGCATCGCGTTCGCCGCGTGGTTCGCCTGGCTTGCATGGGTGGGCTGGACGGCCGTCACCGGCGATCGACGCACGCGGCAAGCCGGGTAGCGGTGCGGCCTCAGCTGGTGGCGGTGGCGTGCACAACGCGGTCGCGCCCTTCGGCCTTGGCGCGATAGAGCGATGCGTCCGCCAGGCCGAGCAGCACTTCCGGCGTGGCGCCGTCGGCCGGAAAGCTGGCCACGCCGATCGAGAGCGTCACCGGCCCGAGGGTCTGGCCCATGTGCAGCAGGGTGGTCATCGCCACGGTGCGGCGGATGGTCTCGGCGCGGGTGATCGCGGTGGCCGCGTCCGCCTCGGGCAGGATCAGGGTGAATTCCTCGCCGCCATAGCGGCACGCAAGGTCCTCGCCGCGCACCAGCGCCTCCAGCGTGCGACCGACGTGCGACAGCACGGCATCGCCCGCAGCGTGGCCATGCTGGTCGTTGAAGCGCTTGAAGTTGTCGACATCGATCATCAGCAGCGACAGCGGCAGGTTGCGGCGCTCGCAGCGCTGCAGTTCGCGCGCCAGATTCTCTTCGAGGTAGCGGCGGTTGAACAGGCCGGTCAGCGGATCGCGCAGCGACTGCACGCGCAGCGTTTCACGCAGGCGCAGGTTGGCGATCGCCATGGCCAGCTGCTCGCCGACCGAGGTGACCATCTCGACGTCGTTGTCGTCCTCGTTGCCATTGGCCTGGGCGTTGACGTGGAGCATGCCCAGGGTGTCGCCCTGCGCGACCAGCGGCACGCACAGCGACGACACGCCGGCCAGGCTGCCGGTGTGGTCGAGATGCGCGCAGCGCTGCCCGCCGCTGTGTCCGTCGACGTGGTGCGGCTGGCCGCGGCGGATGCCCCAGCAGTCGCCGGGTGCGATCAGGTCGCCACTCGCGACCGCTTCCTGGCCGAAGTGCGCGGCGGTCTCCAGGAAATCGCGCGACGCCCGGGCCACGTAGCAGCGCCCGCCCAGCCACGGCACCAGCTGCCGCAGGGTGAACGCCGTGGCCTCCATGGCTTCATCGAGGTTCTGGCAGCTCTGCAGCATGCCGGCGTAGGCACCCAGCTTCTGGCGCTGCGCGCCGAGACGTTCGGCGCGCGCCTGCGCGCACTCGGTGCGCGCGATGGCCATGCGCGCCTCCGCCTCGAGGTGACGACTGCGGCTGTTCTCGACGGTCAGGCTGCGCAGCAGCGCGATCATCAGCCCCAGCGACACCGCCAGCCCGAGCACCACGAAGCTGATCAGCAGGACGGCGTTCCGCCGGCTGGTGCCGAGTCGCTCCTCCAGCAGGCGCGTTTCCTCGGCGCGCAATGCAGTGCTGGCGGCAATGAACACCTGGTGGGCGGCCACGCTTTCAGCGGGGCGCATGGCGCGGATGGCCGCAGGCGCGCCGTCGCGCTGCTGGATGTCGACCAGCCGCTGCAGGTCGGCGATCCGCGTCTCCGACAGGGCGTCGATGCGCCTGGCCAGGCCCAGCTGCGTGGGATTGTCCGCGGCAGCGACGACCAGCGCTTCGCGCGCGCGTTCGTTGTCTTCCATGTTGGCCATGTACTCGGCCAGCATTCCCGGGTGCCCGGCAAGGCGGTATCCGCGCGCGCCGGCTTCCGCGCCGTGGAGCGTGGACTGGACCTGGTCGAGCGCGCCGATCACCTTGTAGCTGTGTTCCACCCAGTCCCGGCTCTCCACCAGGCCCCTGACGCCCAACACCGTAGCCAGGCAGACACCGACCAGCAGCGCGAGCGCCAGGGCGAACGCAGGTGTGCGGTAGGGGCGCAGCCTGGAGACAGACGCCTGCAGCACGGGGCGGGCTCGCACGGGAGTTGCGGCATTGTGCCATCGCCGCGCGTACGCCAGCGGCAAGCGCATGGCGGCCCGGGGTGCGCTGCGGTAGGCTTCCGGGCCCCCTCCCGCCGGTTCCCGCCACGTGTCCAACACCTCCGAAAGCCCCGATCCTTCCAGCTACCAGCCACAGGCCGTCGAGGCGGCGGCGCAGGGCTTCTGGGAGCGGGAGCGCGCGTTCGAGGTGTCCGAGGACAGCGCCAAGCCGAAGTTCTACTGCCTGGCGATGCTGCCGTATCCGTCCGGTGCGCTGCACATGGGCCACGTGCGCAACTACACCATCAGCGACGTGATCAGCCGCCACAAGCGCATGACCGGCCACAACGTGCTGCAGCCGATGGGCTGGGACGCGTTCGGGCTGCCGGCCGAGAACGCCGCGATCAAGAACCGCACCGCGCCGGCGAAGTGGACCTACGCCAACATCGACCACATGCGCACCCAGCTGAAGTCGCTGGGCTACGCGATCGACTGGTCGCGCGAGTTCGCCACCTGCAATCCCGACTACTACGTCCACGAGCAGCGCATGTTCGTGCGGCTGATGGAAAAGGGCCTGGCCTACCGCCGCAACTCGGTGGTGAACTGGGATCCGGTCGACCAGACCGTGCTCGCCAACGAGCAGGTCATCGACGGCCGCGGCTGGCGCTCGGGTGCGGTGGTCGAGAAGCGCGAGATCCCGCAGTGGTTCCTGCGCATCACCGACTACGCCCAGGAGCTCCTCGACGGGCTGGACACGCTCGACGGCTGGCCGGATCCGGTCAAGACCATGCAGCGCAACTGGATCGGCCGCAGCGAAGGCCTCGAGATCGCCTTCCGCGTGGATGGCGAGGACGCCCCGCTGGTGGTGTACACCACGCGCCCGGACACGCTGATGGGCGCGACCTTCATCAGCATCGCCGGCGAGCACCCGCTGGCGCTGAAGGCCGCGCAGGGCAATCCCGAGCTGGCCGCGTTCCTCGCCGACCTGCGCCAGGGCGGGGTGTCGGAAGTCGAGCTCGAGGCGCAGGAAAAGCGCGGCATGGCCACCGGTCAGTGGGCCATCCATCCGGTCACCGGCGAGGACGTGCCGATCTACGTCGCCAACTTCGTGCTGATGGGTTACGGGACCGGCGCGGTGATGGCGGTGCCGGCGCACGACCAGCGCGACTGGGAGTTCGCCAAGGCCTATGGACTGCCCGTGCATCCGGTGATCGTGCCGCCGGGCGTGGCCGATGCGCTGCGCGAGGTGGCCAGCGACGTCGCCCATGACGCCGATCCGTTCCAGGCGGCGCTGGCCGGCGGTTCGGTCGACGCCTGGGACACCTCGGCCGCGGTGGCGATGGTCCGCGATTTCCTGGACGGCATCGAGCAGCGCGGCGCGTACACCGAGCGCGGCACGCTGGTGAATTCCGGCGACTACGACGGCATGGATTTCGACGCCGCCTTCGCGGCGCTGGCGGCGCGCTTCGAAGCCGAAGGCAGCGGTCGCAAGCGCGTCAACTTCCGCCTGCGCGACTGGGGCGTCAGCCGCCAGCGCTACTGGGGCTGCCCGATTCCGGTGGTCTACTGCGGTGCCTGCGGCGCGGTGCCGGTGCCCGAGGACCAGCTGCCGGTGGTGCTGCCGGAGGATGTCGAGGCCGCCTTCGCCTCCGGAACGGTGCAGTCGCCGCTCAAGTCCAACCCGGAATGGCGCCGCACCAGCTGCCCGACGTGCGGCCAGCCGGCCGAGCGCGAAACCGACACCTTCGACACCTTCATGGAGTCGAGCTGGTACTACGCCCGCTACACCTCGCCGGGCGCCGCCGACATGGTGGATGCGCGCGGCAGGTACTGGACGCCGGTCGACCAGTACATCGGCGGCATCGAGCACGCCATCCTGCACCTGCTGTATTTCCGCTTCTTCCACAAGCTGCTGCGTGACCAGGGCCTGGTGGACAGCGACGAACCCGCGGTCAACCTGCTGACCCAGGGCATGGTGGTCGCCGACACCTATTACCGCGAGGCCGCCAACGGCGCGCGCGACTGGATCAACCCGGCGGATGTCGAGGTGGAGCGCGACGAGCGCGGCCGCGTGGTGGGCGCGCACCTGCGCAGCGACGGGCAGCCGGTGTCCGTCGGCGGCACCGAGAAGATGTCGAAGTCGAAGAACAACGGCGTCGATCCGCAGTCGATGGTCGACAAGTACGGCGCGGACACCGTGCGCCTGTTCTCGATGTTCGCCTCGCCGCCGACGCTCTCGCTGGAGTGGAACGAGGCCGGCGTGGAGGGCATGTCGCGCTTCATGCGGCGCTTCTGGCGCGAGGTCCAGAAGCACGCCGACACGCTTCCCTTGCCTGCGGGGGACGTGTCGCCACCCACGGCCGCGCAGCGCACCCTGCGGCGCCAGCTGCACGAGACCATCCAGAAGGTCGGCGACGACTACGGCCGCCGCCACAGCTTCAATACCGCGATTGCCGCGCTGATGGAGTTCATGAACCACGTAGCGAAGTTCGACGACGCGTCGCCGGGCGGCCGCGCCGTGCGCCACGAGGCGCTCTCGGCGATGGTGCTGCTGCTGAATCCGGTGACGCCGCACGCCTGCCATGCGCTGTGGCAGGTCCTCGGCCATGCGGAGACGGTGCTGGAGGACGTCGCGTTCCCGGTCGTCGATCCGGCGGCGCTGGTGCGCGACGCGCTGACCCTCGCGGTGCAAGTGAACGGCAAGCTGCGCGGCACCATCGAAGTCGCCGCCGATGCCGCGCGCGAGGTCATCGAGGCCACCGCGCTCGCCGAGCCCGGCGTCGCCCGCATGCTGGAAGGGCTGTCGGTGCGCAAGGTGATCGTGGTGCCCGGCAAGATCGTCAACGTGGTGGCTTCATGAACGCGACGTCCCCGCTTGCCGCGCTTGGCCGCCTCGTACAGACTCCGCCGATGACCCGTTCCCATCTCCGTAGCTTCGTACTGGCGCTGCTGGTACTCGCGCTCCCCGCCTGCGGTTTCCACCTTCGCGACGCGCTCACGCTGCCGCCGGACCTGGACCGGGTGCGGGTGACCGCGCAGGACCCCTACAGCGCGCTGGCGCAGTCGCTGTCGCGCTCGCTGGAGCGTGCCGGCATCGAAGTGCCGACCGGCGACAGCCCCGGCGCCTCCGTCCTGCGGATCCACTCCGAACAGTGGGAGTCGCAGCCGCTCAGCGTCGACCAGTTCGGTCGCGCCCAGGAATACACGCTGCGTTACGCGGCGGTGTTCTCGCTGGTCGACGGCAGCGGCGGCATGCTGGTGCCGCAGCAGGTGATCGAGCTGTCGCGTGACTACGTATCGCTGCCCCAGGATTCCACCGGCTCGGAGAGCGAGCGCGAGCTGCTGTCACGCGAGCTGCAGCGCGAGATGGCGTCATCCGTGCTGCGTCGCATCGATGCGGTCACCCGCAGCCGTGCGGTCGAAGCCGAAGCCGGCCGCGCGGTTCCGGCCGTCGCGCCCGCCGTCGACGATCCCGCCGCCGGCACGCCCTGAGCGGGCTGGATCGGCGGCGATGGCCAGGGAACTGACGCCGGAGCAGCTGGCCACCGGGCTTGCCGGAGCGCCCCTGGCGCCGGTCTACCTGGTCGCCGGCCCGGAAACCCTGCGCGTGCTCGAGGCGGCGGATGCGATCCGCGCCCGGGCGCGCGAAGAGGGCTTCGCCGAGCGCGAGGTGTTCGATGTCGAAGGTCGTGACATCGACTGGGACGGGCTCGAGGCGAGCCTGCGCGCGCCCAGCCTGTTCTCGGCACGGCGCGTGATCGAGGTGCGCCTGCCCACCACCAAGCCGGGCAAGCAGGGCGCCGAGGTCATCACCGCCTACTGCGCCGACCCGCCGCCCGATACCTGCCTGCTGGTCACCGGCGGCGAATGGAGTGGCAAGCACGGCGGCAAGTGGAGCGAGGCGGTCGCGCGTGCCGGTTCCATTGCCGTGGCCTGGGCGATCAAGCCGCATGAGCTGCACGGCTGGGTCGAGGCCCGGCTGCGGCGGCGCGGCGTGCGCGCCGATCGCGACGCCGTGCAGCTGCTGGTTGAACGCGTCGACGGCAACCTGCTGGCCGCCGCTCAGGAGATCGACAAGCTGGTGCTGCTGGCCGAGGGTGGCGTGATCGATGCCGCGCGCATGCAGGTGCTGGTGGCCGACGCCGCGCGCTTCGACGTGTTCCGCCTGGTCGACGCCGCGCTCAACGGCGAAGGCGCGCAGGCCGTGCGCATGCTCGCAGGGCTGCGCGCCGAGGGCGAAGCGGTCCCGGCGCTGATGGGCATGGTGGTGATGGAGCTGCAGCGCGCGGCGGCGCTGGCGCGGGTGCAGGCGCGTGGCGGCAACCTGGCCGCGGAATTCAAGGTGCAGCGGGTCTGGGATGCGAAGCAGGCGGCGTACAAGCGCGCGCTGGCACGCCATCCGGCGGCGCGCTGGGAGCGCTTCGTGGCCGTGGCCGGACGGATCGACCGCATCGCCAAGGGGCGCGGCGAGGGCGACGCCTGGCAGGTGCTGGAGCGCCTGCTGCTCGCGGTCGCCGACGCGCGCGCGCTGCCGCTGCTCGCGGCGTGACATTGCTGGCCTGCTACGGCGGCAGCTTCGACCCGGTGCATCTCGGCCACGTGGCCATCGCGTGCGCGGTGCGCGACCGGCTTGGCGCCGAAGTCGTGCTGCTGCCCGCCGCGGATCCGCCGCACAAGGCGCGCACGCACGCCGACGCCGAGGCGCGCGCGGAGATGCTGGAGCTGGCAATCGCGGGCGAGCCGGGGATGCGGGTCGATCGGCGCGAACTGCGCCGGGACGGGCCGTCGTACAGCGTGGACACCCTGCGCCTGATCCGTGCCGAACAGGGCCCGCACCGGCCGATCGCCTGGGTGGTCGGTGGCGATTCGCTGCTGCAGCTCGACCGCTGGCACCGCTGGCGGGAGCTGTTCGCGCACGGCCACGTGCTCGCCGTGGAGCGCCCGGGTGCGCCGCTGGACGCGGCGACCGTGGAGCGCCTGGCGTTCACGGTGCACCGTGGCATCGAGTTCCGGCGCCGCGAGGCCAGCGCGCTTGCGGATTCACCGGCCGGTGGCTACGCCGTGCTCGCCTTGCCCGAACTGCGCGACGAATCCTCCACCGAAGTGCGGCGCCGCATCGCCGCCGGGGAGGATTGGCCGCCGATGGTGCCGGCGGCCGTTGCCGCACATATCCGCCAACATCGGCTGTATGTCGGCGGGCCCGGGTCCGGGACCGCCGCTTCGCTATAATCGCCGCCACGCCAACGAGTCGACCCCATTGACCACCCCCACCCAAGTCATCAAGACCAGTCTGCCCAACCCGCCCCCCGCAGTCGAAGTGCTGCTGGCCACCGTGCTCGAGGCGGTCGCCGAACTGAAGGCCCAGGACGTCGTGGAGATCGATGTCCGCGGCAAGACCAGCGTCTGTGACTACATGGTGGTGGCATCCGGCACCTCCACGCGGCACGTCAAGGCGATCGCCAACGAGGTGGTCCGCTTCGCCAAGCGCCTCGACTGCCAGCCGCTGGGCGTGGAGGGCGAGCGTGAGGCCGAGTGGGTGCTGGTCGACCTGGGCGACGTGGTGGTGCACCTGATGCTGCCGCGGGTACGCGAGTTCTATGCGCTCGAGCGCCTGTGGACCGTGGGCGACGAGCCGCCGGGCCGCGACGCCGACGCCGATGCCGGCCACGACGCAGGCGCCGCGCCCCGCCAGACGCGGGGCTGATCCGCCTGTTGGCGGCCGCCGCGCGGAGCCGATGAAAGCGCGCCTGGTCGCCGTTGGCGAGCGCCCCCCGGGCTGGGTGTCGGAGGGCTTTGCCGAATACCGCAAGCGGCTGTCGCACTGGCTGCCGCTGGAACTTGTCGAAATCACGCCCGGCCTGCGCGGCAAGGGCCGCGATGCGGTGCGCGCGACCAGCGATGAAGGCCAGCGCGTGCTCGCCGCGCTGCCGCGGGACGTGCACGTGGTGGCGCTGGATAGCCGCGGGCGCGCCTGGGACTCGGAAGCGCTGGCGACCCGGCTTGAGCACTGGCGGGGGCAGGGGCGCGACCTCGCCTTCCTCGTCGGCGGGCCCGAGGGCCACGCCGACGAGGTGCTGGCCCGCGCCGACGAAACCTGGTCGCTGGGCCCGCTGACGCTGCCGCACATGCTGGTGCGCCTGGTGCTGGCGGAGCAGCTGTACCGTGCGGCCGCGCTGCTCGCCAACCATCCCTACCACCGCGCCTAGGCGCGGTGGGGCTCAGCCGCGGTCGAGGACGAACTCGATCGGCACCAGGCCCAGCGCCTGCACCGGCTCGCCACCGCGCAGCGCCGGACGGAAGCGCCAGTGGCGCAGCACGTGGCGGCGCGCGGCCTCGTCGAGCCGGCGATGGCCGCTGCCGGCGTGGATCGTGACCTCCAGCGGCCGACCGTCGACCCCCACCAGGACCTGCAGCATCACCGTACCTTCGGCGCCATCGCGCAGCGCATCGCGCGGGTAGGGCGGAGCACTCGCCTCGCCGTACTCGAGGCGCATGCCGGTGACCGGGCCGTGTGCCGGCAGCACGCTGCCGGCGGCGGCGGATTCGGCCATAGGCTCCGGATCCACCGCGACGCTGCCGTGTTCCACCACTATTGCCGGCGGCATGGCGGGCGCCTCGATGCGCGGGGCGAATGTTGGCGCGGGGGCGGTGGGCTGCGGGCGCACCACCGCCACTTCGACCGGCGGCGGATCAGGCGGCTTCGGCCGGTCGGGGACCAGCACCACGACCGGCGGCGCCTCGGCGCGAGGCACCTCGAGCGTCCGGGTCATCGGCGCCAGCAGCAGCAGGAACGCCGCCGAGTTCAGCAGCAGGGTGCCGCTGATGCCCGCGATACGGACAGGATCGGGGCGTGCGGCGTCGCGACCGTGGATAACGGGATGCAGGACCATGGACCACCTCCCTCGGATGCACCGGCTGATGTCCGGCATGCATGCCAACGCGCGGGACGCGGCCGAGGGGTTGTCTGGGCCGCGTGGCGCGACTGGACTACGCGTCCAAGCTGCCCGGTCCATCGCGTCGCGGCAAGGCGCGCAGCGACGCACGGCCGCCCGCAGGCGACCGGCGGCGGATCAGTGCGGCGGGGACTCAGTCGCCGCCGGGCGCGGGGTCGTTTTCGCGGTCGGGTGCCAGGCCGCCGTCTTCGGGGTCCGGGCGAGGCTTTGCACCGCGGCCCGCTTCGGTGCGATCACGCGGCTGC
This Luteimonas sp. MC1572 DNA region includes the following protein-coding sequences:
- a CDS encoding DUF998 domain-containing protein, giving the protein MATARNRLHTHARRRDAWRWAGLVAAACFALALGGFGLALDGFAQHLHPVAVLGATGVPHALGFNLLAFVIPGALAAMLALRARGALTGHAALAARLGWTLALLAALAFVAQGLLPLDLDAPDQARSRLHGAAWAIWEIAFVAATALLALAGARVRPATAALHAAAGVAVLVFASLAGDAMPAALVQRIAFAAWFAWLAWVGWTAVTGDRRTRQAG
- a CDS encoding diguanylate cyclase, translated to MLQASVSRLRPYRTPAFALALALLVGVCLATVLGVRGLVESRDWVEHSYKVIGALDQVQSTLHGAEAGARGYRLAGHPGMLAEYMANMEDNERAREALVVAAADNPTQLGLARRIDALSETRIADLQRLVDIQQRDGAPAAIRAMRPAESVAAHQVFIAASTALRAEETRLLEERLGTSRRNAVLLISFVVLGLAVSLGLMIALLRSLTVENSRSRHLEAEARMAIARTECAQARAERLGAQRQKLGAYAGMLQSCQNLDEAMEATAFTLRQLVPWLGGRCYVARASRDFLETAAHFGQEAVASGDLIAPGDCWGIRRGQPHHVDGHSGGQRCAHLDHTGSLAGVSSLCVPLVAQGDTLGMLHVNAQANGNEDDNDVEMVTSVGEQLAMAIANLRLRETLRVQSLRDPLTGLFNRRYLEENLARELQRCERRNLPLSLLMIDVDNFKRFNDQHGHAAGDAVLSHVGRTLEALVRGEDLACRYGGEEFTLILPEADAATAITRAETIRRTVAMTTLLHMGQTLGPVTLSIGVASFPADGATPEVLLGLADASLYRAKAEGRDRVVHATATS
- the leuS gene encoding leucine--tRNA ligase, with translation MSNTSESPDPSSYQPQAVEAAAQGFWERERAFEVSEDSAKPKFYCLAMLPYPSGALHMGHVRNYTISDVISRHKRMTGHNVLQPMGWDAFGLPAENAAIKNRTAPAKWTYANIDHMRTQLKSLGYAIDWSREFATCNPDYYVHEQRMFVRLMEKGLAYRRNSVVNWDPVDQTVLANEQVIDGRGWRSGAVVEKREIPQWFLRITDYAQELLDGLDTLDGWPDPVKTMQRNWIGRSEGLEIAFRVDGEDAPLVVYTTRPDTLMGATFISIAGEHPLALKAAQGNPELAAFLADLRQGGVSEVELEAQEKRGMATGQWAIHPVTGEDVPIYVANFVLMGYGTGAVMAVPAHDQRDWEFAKAYGLPVHPVIVPPGVADALREVASDVAHDADPFQAALAGGSVDAWDTSAAVAMVRDFLDGIEQRGAYTERGTLVNSGDYDGMDFDAAFAALAARFEAEGSGRKRVNFRLRDWGVSRQRYWGCPIPVVYCGACGAVPVPEDQLPVVLPEDVEAAFASGTVQSPLKSNPEWRRTSCPTCGQPAERETDTFDTFMESSWYYARYTSPGAADMVDARGRYWTPVDQYIGGIEHAILHLLYFRFFHKLLRDQGLVDSDEPAVNLLTQGMVVADTYYREAANGARDWINPADVEVERDERGRVVGAHLRSDGQPVSVGGTEKMSKSKNNGVDPQSMVDKYGADTVRLFSMFASPPTLSLEWNEAGVEGMSRFMRRFWREVQKHADTLPLPAGDVSPPTAAQRTLRRQLHETIQKVGDDYGRRHSFNTAIAALMEFMNHVAKFDDASPGGRAVRHEALSAMVLLLNPVTPHACHALWQVLGHAETVLEDVAFPVVDPAALVRDALTLAVQVNGKLRGTIEVAADAAREVIEATALAEPGVARMLEGLSVRKVIVVPGKIVNVVAS
- the lptE gene encoding LPS assembly lipoprotein LptE encodes the protein MTRSHLRSFVLALLVLALPACGFHLRDALTLPPDLDRVRVTAQDPYSALAQSLSRSLERAGIEVPTGDSPGASVLRIHSEQWESQPLSVDQFGRAQEYTLRYAAVFSLVDGSGGMLVPQQVIELSRDYVSLPQDSTGSESERELLSRELQREMASSVLRRIDAVTRSRAVEAEAGRAVPAVAPAVDDPAAGTP
- the holA gene encoding DNA polymerase III subunit delta, yielding MARELTPEQLATGLAGAPLAPVYLVAGPETLRVLEAADAIRARAREEGFAEREVFDVEGRDIDWDGLEASLRAPSLFSARRVIEVRLPTTKPGKQGAEVITAYCADPPPDTCLLVTGGEWSGKHGGKWSEAVARAGSIAVAWAIKPHELHGWVEARLRRRGVRADRDAVQLLVERVDGNLLAAAQEIDKLVLLAEGGVIDAARMQVLVADAARFDVFRLVDAALNGEGAQAVRMLAGLRAEGEAVPALMGMVVMELQRAAALARVQARGGNLAAEFKVQRVWDAKQAAYKRALARHPAARWERFVAVAGRIDRIAKGRGEGDAWQVLERLLLAVADARALPLLAA
- the nadD gene encoding nicotinate-nucleotide adenylyltransferase, which codes for MTLLACYGGSFDPVHLGHVAIACAVRDRLGAEVVLLPAADPPHKARTHADAEARAEMLELAIAGEPGMRVDRRELRRDGPSYSVDTLRLIRAEQGPHRPIAWVVGGDSLLQLDRWHRWRELFAHGHVLAVERPGAPLDAATVERLAFTVHRGIEFRRREASALADSPAGGYAVLALPELRDESSTEVRRRIAAGEDWPPMVPAAVAAHIRQHRLYVGGPGSGTAASL
- the rsfS gene encoding ribosome silencing factor, which codes for MTTPTQVIKTSLPNPPPAVEVLLATVLEAVAELKAQDVVEIDVRGKTSVCDYMVVASGTSTRHVKAIANEVVRFAKRLDCQPLGVEGEREAEWVLVDLGDVVVHLMLPRVREFYALERLWTVGDEPPGRDADADAGHDAGAAPRQTRG
- the rlmH gene encoding 23S rRNA (pseudouridine(1915)-N(3))-methyltransferase RlmH, coding for MKARLVAVGERPPGWVSEGFAEYRKRLSHWLPLELVEITPGLRGKGRDAVRATSDEGQRVLAALPRDVHVVALDSRGRAWDSEALATRLEHWRGQGRDLAFLVGGPEGHADEVLARADETWSLGPLTLPHMLVRLVLAEQLYRAAALLANHPYHRA
- a CDS encoding energy transducer TonB, yielding MVLHPVIHGRDAARPDPVRIAGISGTLLLNSAAFLLLLAPMTRTLEVPRAEAPPVVVLVPDRPKPPDPPPVEVAVVRPQPTAPAPTFAPRIEAPAMPPAIVVEHGSVAVDPEPMAESAAAGSVLPAHGPVTGMRLEYGEASAPPYPRDALRDGAEGTVMLQVLVGVDGRPLEVTIHAGSGHRRLDEAARRHVLRHWRFRPALRGGEPVQALGLVPIEFVLDRG